The Oncorhynchus mykiss isolate Arlee chromosome 5, USDA_OmykA_1.1, whole genome shotgun sequence DNA window acttttttggttactacatgacccCATGTGTTAATTTATAGTTGattttttcactattattctacaacgtagaaaatagtacaaataaagaaaaacccttgaatgtatagatgtccaaacttttgactggtattgtatgtaaATAAcgtatatttttaatacatttgcaaacattgctgaaaacctgtttatgctttgtcattatggggtattgtgtgtagattgatttttttttacattcgtAGTTTTATCTTTTAGAGACTCCATCCATAATGTAGTAGttgggttttagtccagagaaGTTATCCAGGTCCTCAATAAGGCCCTTCAAGGTTGGATAACTTAGCGTACATTGATATGTGTCTCTAAATCATACATTTTTTGCCCCATAATATCCTTAATGAAAATGAATTGAGACCGACTTATTGAAACTGCAATAGCCTGATTGGGACAATAGCCCTATTGAAAATGTAGCCCAGTGTAGGTAGGACATTGCAAGTTAAgagttttttatttaatttttttaattgctCCAAAAATTCTAACCCATGCAAAGACCCTTAAAAGGAAGAGTGGTTCTCAAATTCCTGGAGAGTgagtagtagtggtgctgttgGTAAGTGACAAGCCTCAGCATGCCTTACTTACCCATCGATGGTGAGCAGCTCAAAGGGAGCCTGTTTGTCACACACAGGGCAGGTCCACGTGGGCTTCTTCTCATTCATTTGCAGGAAGTAGATGGCATCAAAACACTGCAAGTGGGCACAGGTGAGCACCCGACACGGCACTCCTATCCGCATCTTCACTAgctgagaggaggaagaggaaagggaggTATGTTATTAGCATTAGGCTGTAGACAAATGGTGGGTGGTAGCCTGTTCCTCGTGTTGTGGTTTTCTTTGTTTTGGTCAGTAACAACTGAAAGGTTTAAGACTTGCTCTTTAATAAGAAATTAAAGCATGACTGGGTGGATATGGCTTGTGGTGAGAGTGCAAATCCTCACAGGACAGATGAGGGACACCCGTAGCCCTGTGGTGGCGATCTCGTTCTCTGGATCAAAGCGTAGCTTGTCCTGGACTGGACACAGCAGAAAGAAACTAGTTCAACGTCACACAGCACAGGTGTAAACATTACTAAAATGCAATAAAGCATGAAAGGCCACTTACTGCGTTCACGACAGCGTTCTGCACTCTCCACTGAGCAGTGTTTAAGTTGGCTGAAGAGCTCTGCTGATGTGAAGACCCGCACTAAATACACTGCCACCGAGTAGCGCTGCACACAGGATGAGAAGACATGAGTGAGCACTGAACAGAATGAACACACTGGAAATAGCAGCAGATATCTGAAAAACAACCACACCATTTCAAATACTTGTCATGGAAATTAATCAAAACAGCTTGCGTACATCACAGAGTTTACTTTAGATGTGCAAAAGGCGTCGCCTCTTGGCAAGGTTCTAAAATAACAGTGTAAAGTTTCAACCAGAGACTGACCTTGCCGAAGTTGCCCCATGTGACAGTGGCCCGGTTGGTGGCAGTGGAGAGGTGTAACCAGGGTGTGATGTTGACTGGGCGACAGGGACGACGCGGTTCCACACCTGGCTTATTAGATGGATAGTAACCCTGTACAGAAGAAATATAGAAATGTTTAGCAACCAAGATAGGCATTTTCTTCTGATTTGTTGGTTGGTTTGTTTGCCTGAGGGCATGAGATTCCCCAGCTTGACTACTTACTGGTACATGACAGTAGGACTGGTTGACTTTGACAGCAATATTGGGAGGGTACTGATCTTCCTGGACACCGATTGAGTCTGTATAACAGATTCTGTAAAAGATCATAGCAAAAGCACAGGAGGTTCAGTGGTTATCAGTGTTAGATGGCAACATATGTAATCCTCTTAAACACAGCCATTCTCAATGAATGGTTGTGGTGGTCAGATTTGTCATTCAATACACACAAAATGTACACTTTTGTTGGGACTTGATACAAGTTGATAAAGGACACAGTAGAGGAAACTATAATTGcctgtaaactttccaaatgtcgacagaACAAACTACAATAGACAGGTGAATAATTTTCCTTATCTGTGAAATAGACCATGTGACAAATGCAGTAGAAATGCTTTGATGCACATTTTTTATAGAATATAACCATGTTGCAGTCAAGAAATGCTACCCTATATAtacacaaaggtatgtggacaccccttcaaaattAGTGGATATGGCAATTTCAGCCAAAATTGTTGCTGACAAGTGAATATGGCAGAGCagccacacaagcctaagatcactatgcgcaatgccaagcatcggctggagtggtctAAAACTCAACCACCATTGGTTTccagagcagtggaaacacgttctctggagtgatgaatcacacttcactatctggtagtccgatggacgaatctgggtttggcggatgccaggagaatgctacctgccacaatgcatagtgccaactgtaaagtttggtggaggaggaataatggtctggggctgtttttcatgggtaGGGCTAGAcctcagttccagtgaagggaaatcttaatgctacagcatacaattacattctagacgattcagtgcttccaactttgtggcaatgccctcatgcacaaagcgaggtccatacagaaatggcttgtcaagatcagtgtggaagaacttgactggcctgcacagagccctgaccttaaccccattgaacacctttgggatgaattggaacgccgattgcgagtcaggcctaattgcccaacctcactaatgctcatggctgaatggaacaagtccccgcagcaattttccaacatctagtggaaagccttcccaggcgtcactacagacaccctagtttgaatccaggctgtatcacaaccggccatgattgggagtcccatagggcagcgcacaattggcccagcatcatccgggtttggcagtcattgtaaataagaatttgttctcaacttgcctagttaaataaaaaggtacaattctatttttttatatatattttttttatgcttCTTTCCAATAGAGGGCCTTAAATGTTATGCTGTTGGcatgatgattgatgcttgactgtcaattgacaaataaaaaaattaaaactgACTGGTCCATAATCTCATAATGAAGCCTACCCTCTGTGCTGcatctgcaagctgttggctagagcgcatgtgCCAATACCAAAGTGGGCACACTTGCTGTGTATTGCAGTCTTTTGTGCCAAAAACATCTAAAGTGTTAAAAATGGGATGGAAACACATACTTCTGTTTTTTATTCTGTAAATGAAGTTACAGCGTAATTATGTACAGCttttaacaatgttttttttgggggggggggttatatttGTCCTGCTACAAATTTTTATAAATGTGTAATGAAAATGTGTTCTTGCATattccaactccccctgagacacccgtaGGGAATGGGATCATGCCACAGTCACCATTGTCCACCGCCCCTggagcaattggggttaagtgcattgctcaagggcacagcaaaaaaaagaaaatcacCTTGtgggctctgggattcaaaccagggacctttcagtgactggtccaacgctctaatctcAAGGTTACCAAAAAGACAATTTGATGGAAAACTACTGCAGGTAAAATGTACATATTTTTTGTTTGAATGTTATAATATTCACTTGAATATCATTGAACAAATTGATGGAAGCCTAGCTACTGATCTAGAATAggcttcaactgtatgtaccggAAATTACCTATGCAATTGTGGGATTGGTGTGCTGTTATGTGTAGGGCAGTTGAACTCTTGTAAACTCACCTAAGAACCACCTGGATTGCCTTCATTCCTGGTCGAAGCTCACTAAAACAACAAGGGAGGGAATGTTATGGTACCCCTCAGTGTCCACTCAAAGTCACAAGCAGTAGAAAAAAAACAGTTAACTTTGAATAAAAGTGTTATGCTCACGTTGAGGTTCTGACTTGGTCCGCTTGGCTCTGTGTTAATTCAAATATGCATTGACTGTCCTGCAGTTTCTCACTGTTCTGGGCAActacaaggacagatgcagaaggaaaaaagatacacacacataccacaagTTCCCTGTGCTTCCAAAATGTCCTTAGCGCTTAATTGTAATGTCATGTTTCTGTCATTAATATACAGTGTcatcagaatgtattcagaccccttaactttttcaacattttgttaggttacagacatttgtctcatcaatctacacacaatactgatAAGGACAAAGCAAATACAGTataagaaatgtttgctaatttataaaaaaattaaaatggaaatatcacatttacataggtattcagaccctttactgagtattttgttgaagcacctttggcagtgattacagcctggagtcttctggttatgacgctacaatcttggcacacctgtatttggggagttcctcacATTCTCTGCAAAtgctctcaaactctgtcaggttggatggagagtgttgctgcacagctattgtcaggtctctcgaaagatgttcgatcgggttcaagtccaggctctggctgggccactcaaggacatttagagacttgtcacaaagccactcctgtgttgacttggctgtgtgcttagggtcattgtcctgtttgcaAGGTGattctttgccccagtctgaggtcctgagtgctctggagctggttcattgaggatctctgtactttgctctgttcatctttccctcgatcctgactagtctcccagtccctgccgctgaaaaacatccccacagtatgatgctgccaccaccatgcttcaccgtagagatggtggcaggtttcctctaGAAGTGACGCttcacattcaggccaaagagttcaatcttggtttcatcagaccagagaatcttgtttctcatggtcagagtcttcgggtgctttttggcaaactacaagtgggctgtcatatgtcttttactgaggagtgtcttctgtctgcccactaccataaaggcctgatggtttgagtgctgcagagatgggagaaacttccataaggacaaccatctccacagaggaactctagatctctgtcagagtgaccatcaggttcttggtcacctccctgaccaaggcccttctcccccgattgctcagtttggctgggtggctagctctaggaagagtcttggtggttccaaaattcttccatttaagaatgatggccactgtgttctcagGGACCTTCAATAcctcagaattgttttggtaatagaggtcgaccgattaaacggaatggacgattaattagggccgatttgaAGTTTTCGTAATCGAACATTGTATTTTTGGATGCTGATTTTGccgattctttttttttttttcacctttatttaactaggcaagtcagttaagaacacattcttattttcaatgacggcctaggaacagtgggttaactgccttgttcagttaGCCATCCTTACGgcttaactagtccaacgctctaaccacctgcctcacgagaagccacggtaagttgctagctagcattaaacttatataaaaaacaatcaatcataatcactagttataactacacatggttgatgatattactagtttatctagcgtgtcctgcgttgcatataatcgaagCGGTGCGCtttcgtgaaaaaggactgtcgttgcgccaacgtgtacctaaccataaacatcaatgcctttcttaaaatcaatacacagaagtatatatttttaaacctgcatatttagctaaaagaaatccaggttagcaggcaatattaaccaggtgaaattgtgtcacttctcttgcattcattgcacgcagagtcggtgtatatgcaacagtttgggcagcctggctcattgcaaactaatttgccagaattttacgtaattatgataTAACATTGAAGGTAGTGCAATGTAagagcaatatttagacttagggatgcaatccgttagataaaatacggaacggttccatatttcactgaaagaataaacgttttgttttctaaatgatagtttccggattcaaccatattaatgaccaaaggctcgtatttctgtgtattatgttataattaagtctatgatttgatagagcagtctgactgagcgatggtaggcaccagcaggctcgtaagcattcattcaaacaacacttttgtgcgttttgccagcagctcttcgttgtgcttcaagcattgagctgtttatgacttcaagcctatcaactcccgagatttggctggtgtaacgatgtgatgtgaaatggctagctagttagcggggtgcgctctAATTGCGTTTCAAAAGTCACTTgttctgagacttggagtagttgttccccttgctccgcatgggtaacgctgcttcgagggtggctgttgtcgatgtgttcctggttcgagcccaggtagcggagaggagaaggatggaagccccagaccgagggtgattgaccgtcatcttgaacttcttacaTTTTCtgataattgcaccaacagttgttgccttctcaccaagctgcttgcctattgtcctgtagcccatcccagccttgtgcaggtctacaattttatccctgatgtccttacacagctttctggtcttggccattgggagaggttggagtctgtctgtttgattgattgagtgtgtggacaggtgtcttttatacaggtaacgagttcaaacaggtgcagttaatacaggtaatgagtggagaacaggagggcttcttaaagaaaaactaacaggtctgtgagaaccagaattcttcctggttggtaggtgatcaaatacttatgtcatgtaataaaatacaaatgaattacttaaaaatcatacaatgtgattttctggatttttgttttagattccgtctctcacggttgaagtgtacctatgataaaaattacagacctctacatgctttgtaagtaggaatacCTGcaaaaatcagcagtgtatcaaatacttgttctccccactatgTAAATCAAAAAAGgtatttgcaaaaatttctagaCCTGTTTtcacttgtcattatggggtattgtgtgtagattgctgaggattttgtatgtatttaacacattttagaataaggctgtaatataaaatgtggaaaaagtcatggggtctgaatactttccaaaggcggGCCAGGTTTTTTTACTGACCATAAGAGCTGACCAGGAACTTTTTGGCCTCTCTACAAGGACTTGACTAGACCGAAAGCTCTCCACATCTCACTGACAAAAATCACTCACTTAGCTCTGTTGGCGGCAACAGCGTCTCCAGAGTTTGGTAGAAGGGCAGCGACACCAGCTTGACCTCAGCCGCAGGTGTGGAGGACAGCTTGGGGATGCCGTTGAGGTAGTCTGCG harbors:
- the LOC110524294 gene encoding E3 SUMO-protein ligase PIAS4-A, with the translated sequence MAGELVEAMNMVKSFRVSDLQTLLASMGRSKSGLKHDLVGRALRLVQTEYSPELLKNVRQLYESRFPKASGWLAARRPEGVPVAYSSLSSSPTGTQGADYLNGIPKLSSTPAAEVKLVSLPFYQTLETLLPPTELIAQNSEKLQDSQCIFELTQSQADQVRTSTELRPGMKAIQVVLRICYTDSIGVQEDQYPPNIAVKVNQSYCHVPGYYPSNKPGVEPRRPCRPVNITPWLHLSTATNRATVTWGNFGKRYSVAVYLVRVFTSAELFSQLKHCSVESAERCRERIQDKLRFDPENEIATTGLRVSLICPLVKMRIGVPCRVLTCAHLQCFDAIYFLQMNEKKPTWTCPVCDKQAPFELLTIDGLASEILKETHEDIEEIEYLTDGSWRPIRDEKERERERSNTPDYPVVDICVPEANGHSPAHSSTSQTGKSGAGSTAGGTGGGVVVDLTLDSEEEEEEEGGGGARGDSDDTEDSQDSPAPKRGRYDYDKDLVTAY